In one Ignavibacteriota bacterium genomic region, the following are encoded:
- a CDS encoding peptide-N-glycosidase — MGILKISKHFIKFAVLVLLMFSTVIAQQKINEGIVYYSFKNNGKISTNHFLKMFYKNGIVGYESGEYEKQKEFINYNDNFTYQLMNDGKNQFFQKRSFKDYEQAAISDETENILGYNCKKAVLKIKSNTIEIWFTNELKIKGSPSISIAPGIGLILKMVRNKDYETFAEKIEFKAVTEENLNFNLANAVEVNGSSYLRKLIDSRYKTIQIFEHQKINFGDSIDNPNTGSLNFTYRYSKGTVLLKKIKLPIINEGEVVFAEVSQWSNGDAYDRVGSLFIIPVKDDTTFLDALKFGIDKLPVYKDKNENEFQGVCATKNYEPPLELMRFFTPFGVRKFNDYTQIQGFEWADSVIYRRDVTDIIPNDGKEIWVGIFIGNYDKGGHIASVNLKIYPSFEPSDKLEKVWIKPIFNTVNIMEMSNQNYGTMFHNDSLRVTVNIPDGLKELKLKYTSTGHGGWENGDEFNRKKNEIFIDDKLVYSFIPWRDDCGTYRLSNPSSGNFKNGLSSSDLSRSNWCPGTVTVPEEIELNNLSPGYHTFKIAIPIGEKEGGSFSAWNVSGILIGKFK, encoded by the coding sequence ATGGGTATATTAAAAATATCAAAGCATTTTATAAAATTCGCGGTTTTAGTTTTGTTAATGTTTTCAACAGTAATTGCTCAGCAAAAAATTAATGAAGGAATTGTTTACTATTCGTTTAAAAATAACGGTAAAATTTCTACTAATCATTTTTTAAAGATGTTTTATAAGAATGGAATAGTTGGTTACGAATCAGGAGAATATGAAAAACAAAAGGAATTTATTAATTACAATGATAATTTTACATATCAGCTGATGAATGATGGTAAAAATCAATTTTTCCAAAAAAGATCATTTAAAGATTACGAACAGGCAGCAATATCGGATGAAACTGAAAACATACTTGGTTATAATTGTAAAAAAGCCGTCTTAAAAATAAAATCCAATACAATAGAAATTTGGTTTACAAATGAATTGAAGATTAAAGGAAGCCCAAGCATTTCTATCGCACCAGGAATTGGATTGATATTAAAAATGGTTCGTAATAAAGACTATGAAACATTCGCGGAAAAAATTGAGTTTAAAGCAGTTACCGAAGAAAATTTAAATTTTAATTTGGCAAACGCCGTTGAAGTTAACGGTTCTTCTTATCTAAGAAAACTAATTGACAGCAGATATAAAACAATACAAATTTTTGAACATCAAAAAATAAATTTCGGCGATTCCATCGATAACCCAAATACTGGTAGTCTTAATTTTACTTATCGCTATTCAAAAGGAACTGTATTATTAAAAAAAATTAAACTGCCAATTATAAATGAAGGTGAAGTAGTTTTTGCCGAAGTTTCCCAATGGTCCAATGGAGATGCTTATGACAGAGTCGGAAGTTTATTCATCATTCCTGTTAAAGATGATACAACATTTTTAGACGCGCTCAAATTCGGTATTGATAAACTGCCGGTCTATAAAGACAAAAACGAAAATGAGTTTCAAGGCGTTTGCGCGACAAAAAATTATGAACCTCCTTTAGAATTAATGAGATTTTTCACTCCTTTTGGAGTTAGAAAATTTAATGATTATACTCAAATTCAAGGATTTGAATGGGCGGATTCTGTTATTTACAGAAGAGACGTAACAGATATAATTCCTAATGATGGAAAAGAAATATGGGTTGGGATTTTTATCGGTAATTATGATAAAGGCGGTCACATTGCATCTGTCAATTTAAAAATATATCCGTCATTCGAGCCAAGCGATAAATTAGAAAAAGTATGGATTAAACCCATTTTCAATACTGTAAACATTATGGAAATGTCCAATCAAAATTACGGAACAATGTTCCACAATGATTCTCTCAGAGTAACTGTAAATATTCCAGACGGATTAAAAGAGCTTAAATTAAAATACACAAGTACAGGTCATGGCGGCTGGGAAAACGGTGATGAATTTAATCGAAAGAAAAATGAAATTTTTATTGATGATAAATTAGTTTATAGTTTTATACCGTGGCGAGATGATTGCGGCACTTACCGTTTGTCAAATCCATCATCCGGTAATTTTAAAAATGGACTTTCCTCATCAGATCTTAGCAGGTCAAATTGGTGTCCAGGTACAGTAACAGTTCCGGAAGAAATTGAATTGAATAATTTATCTCCCGGATATCATACTTTTAAAATTGCAATTCCCATTGGTGAAAAAGAAGGCGGAAGTTTCAGCGCTTGGAATGTTTCCGGAATATTAATTGGAAAATTTAAATAA